The segment gcatagcgggtagggcgtttgccttgcacgcggctggcccgggttcgattcctagcttcccatatggtcccatgagcaccgccaggggtgattcctgagtgcagagccaggagtaacccctgagcattgccaggtgtgacccaaaaagccaaaaaaaaaaaaaaaaaagaagaaggaagctGGGCCAGAGacctagtacagcaggcagggcgcttgccttccgtgtggctgacctggttcaatcccgggcatcccaactggtccccagagccctatcgggagtgattcccgagcacagagccaggagtaagccctgagcacaggcgggtgggcccctccctcccaaaaaggAAGCAAGTGCAGAGGTGGTCCAACGCGGTGCACCAGTGCCCCTTAGCCCTCTCTCTGccgccccctccaccacccccagccgCCTGTCCTCGCAAGGGGTGCCTTTCCCTGGCACTGAGTTCCACTAGCGGTGGCTTTGGGAGAAATGTTAGCTGTTGTTACTAGTCCAGGGGTCAGCGCTGGCCTGGAACGCAATCAAACAGAAAGCCTCCGATCCGGAGCTCTGTCACCCCAATAATCCGGCCCCTCTAGACCATAGCTGGTCTCCCATCTGCCTGTGAGAAAGCATCGCCCACCTTGGAGAACTTGTTAACTGGCTGGaagggcgggcaggggtgggagggcccCCGAGAGCCGTCATCAAATGTAGGTTGGGGAGGGCGGAAAGGATGAAAGCCTGCGGGGGCGGAGCCCGGAACCTGCAGAGAAAGTCAGGCCTGGggtcccgggaagggagatgaaaGGCGCCGAGCACAGCTGCGCGCTCGGCCCAGGCGGCCCACAGGAGGGTCTTGGCTGCGCCGCAAAGCTGCGTGGTTGGAGCCCGCGCACCTGGGGGCCACAGGCGCGCCGCGCTGCGTACACAGCTGCACGGAGCCGGGCAGCGCTGCGCCGGGCTCGCCTACCCCGCAGGGGGAGGCCAGGCCAGCTCCACCGGGGCGCGCCACGAAGAGCGGCTGCTGGgccttttttgggggttttttggtggtttttttttttttttttggagcggggggtggggggaagcacagGCTCCCAAACTTATTCTCccacctccttttcagaaaaagaaaaagaaaatcactcagCACCTGAAGTACCTGGGCGCTCCTCCTGGCTCGTTGCTCAGAGCAAACCCAGGACTCCACACGCAAAGGCtccgctccagccctctgcctcTCCGGCTAAAATCCACCTTCTCCAAGCGAAGGACCCTGCAAGGGCAGTTGGGGCTACACCTTATCCCCCCAGCATTCCAGTGGCCCCTCAGGGGCATATTATCCATTGAGGGgtgtcttccttttcttttcttttttgtttttgtttttgttttgggccacactggagtagcttaggaattactcctggtggtgctctgggggctatACGGGatgtctgggatggaacctgggttggctgcatgcaaggcgagcatcctacctgcttcttcctttcctttaatttttttttttcttttttgggtcaaacccgacaatgcacaggggttaactcctggcagtgctcaggggaccatgtgggatgctgggaattgaacccaggtcagcaacatgcaaggcaaacgccctacccgctgtgctatcgttccagctcctAAAATagggtttcttttgtttgggggtcatgacaggcagtgctcagggctgactcctggctctgtgttcagcgtccgctcctggcagggctcagaggaccatatgggatgaggaCAGAACCTGaggcggctgtgtgcaaggcaaatgccctgaagTACGAGCTCGCCAAACCCTCATCCCCACCTTGGGAAAGACTGGGTCCCTCACCTATCTTTCCAAAGGCTGAGGacattctgctttgttttgtatttgggggccacaccgagtaGTGCTcgtgggctactcctggctctgtgctcaggagtgagccccgttggtgctcagaggaccacgcgcggtgctgaggatggaacagGGTGAGCTGACtataagacaagtaccttaacccctggactatctctctggcccatttgtTTTTGCCACATCCCTAGCgatgctcagcgattactcctggcggtgcttggcggactatatgggatgaccgggatggaacctgggccggccacgtgcaagactgtgctgccgctccagccccgagagcccATTTGTGTTTAACAGAGTGCTGGAGATCTAATTTCGAAAACTCATCCTCCTGCTGGCCCCTGAGGCTGGCCTGGGGCCCCCCCACCAGAAGCTGGGCTCTCACCAGAAGGCCCCTCACCTGAGTCAGTTCCAGCGAAATCTTCATCGTAGGACTCGTCGGTGGAGTCCTCACCATCCACCGAAGACCAGGCCCTGAGCTTGGCTTCTGCGATGGCAAACTGCTCCGCCACCCCTGTCAGAGAGGACACCGGTCGCGTTAGCcaggaggggcctggcctggagACAGCACCGCGCAGACCCCGTCCCAGGCCCGCTTCTGCattagccccccgcccccacccacctgccGCAAAGCGGGCTTCCTGCTCCCCCTCGCTCAGGTCCGAGTAGGAGGAAAACGCCGACTCCAGGGCAGCCGGTGAGTCGCTGggcttgctccagcccttccactcGATGAGATGTGCCACTCGGCCCTGCGCCATGGCGGTGGGCTTGGTCACGTGGTCCTTCACCACCTGGGAAATACCTgtcggggagagggaggaagccaGGTGAGAGCACGGTGGGCCTGGGAGCGAGGGAAGGTGGCAGGAGGAGACCACCCCACCGGGGGCCATCTGAGAAAAGCAAGGAAAGGGAAATGCCAAGGGCAGGACGGCGGCTCAGTGCCCAGCCCAGGATCCACATGCAGGAAGGCTAGATGCCATCCTTCCCGGCCACGCGCGGCCCAGGAGACAGCCCCCACCCAGCCGGCCAGCAGAGCCCCGGAACAACTGCCGTCAAAAGccacagaaggaaagaagggcaGACCAGGGCCTGCCCGTACCGTGCAGGGAGGATCTGGCCAGCGCAGCGATCTCCTGGATGGTCAGGGCCCTCCGCGACTTGGGCAGCATCGCGACTCTGTCTCCAACATTCACCTGGGCGACGGCAGCAGGGCTTCAGTGCCCCAGACCACCCCGCCCGGCACTGCGagggcgggggtgtgtgtggccAGGGTGGCCCCCCCATCCAGACGATCGGAGGGAGCCCCGTGCGGGCTATGCTGACCTACCACCTCCCCTCTCCTAGGGAAAGGGACCGGTTGGAGGGCAAAGAACCATGCgccagaggaggaaaggaggaaggatgaGGGGGGGCAAGGCAGGGTGACGGAGGGTTTGGGGCTGCCTCCGTGGCCACTCTCCTCTGGGGCTCATGGCCACCCTCGAGTGGCGTCAAGAGCCAGACCACTGCCGCCTCCCTCCCTCGTCCTTCCTCTGCGGCTCCTCCTGGGAGCCTAACTCGGAACTTCAACACCACCACCCGCTCCCCTGAAAAGCTTGGCTCGCCCAGAGCCGCTCAGACCAGGCTGAATGGGGCGCAGGGTCCaccagcaggaggcctggggccacccctgaaccccactgggagtgacccccaaacactgagccaggagtagggcccctaagcagtgccaggtgtggcccaaacctccaccCACCCCTTCCAAGTAAACGAAAAGACCCAATAATCCCACCCGAAGGCCTCCAATCCGCTTTCTTTCTGCATGCCCTGCCCTTCCTCACAGCCCAATGGCCCCGGGCCCTTTCCTCTCCCCCAGGCTCTTTGTCATCTTGGGGGTCTGGGCCCTCCAAGGAGGCTTTCTGGCCCCCCTCCCAGCCGTCCATCCCCTGCTGCCGTgccccctctctggcccccatgtgTGGTGAAGGCCTgtggtgtttccttctcttaCTAGGCTTTCAGttcttggagaattttttttttttttgtcaccgcTGCTCCCCAATGTGGAGTACAGCGCGGATCCCCGCTAATCTCCCCACGCACACGGGCTGCACAAGGGAGGTGAAGGTCGGAATGTAAACAAATCATTTTCCTGGAGTGCAGCGGCCGCTGCTCGCATCATCCCGGGTGAAAACCTGGCCAGGGGCTCCTTCGCTCTCCAGAGAGATGCGGGGCGGCAGAGCTCTGCCTTCTCTCCCGCCTGCCTGGACACCCCgctccctgccagcccccactGCCAGTCAAGCCCCTCTCCTCCGTGCTTCCCGGCCAGCAAAGGCATCCCGATTCCCCCTGGGCTAAGCAGGCCATCTCAGCCCAACCAAACGCGCCCAGCCGCTTCGGGCCTGACTCGGGGGCCCTCCGAGTGTTCGCTTCTGGGCAGGCCTGAGTGGGCCTCACCTGGGGGCCCCTTCACCCCCCCTGCTGGGGTGGCCGAGCTGCGCTTCTCTGCGGGAATGAATGAAGCGGGAGGGTGCCCCGGCCGGCCCCCTGCGCCCAGCGCCGCCTGGCCGCTCCACCGCTGGCCTGCATCCATCCCATCCTCACCCTCCGCCAGCCAGCCCACCCGCAGTCCCTCCCCTCGGTACCTGGCTAACGGGGCCCCCAGGGTGGCGCGGGAAGCTtccggccaggcctggggggaggAGCCCCTGCTGGGTGTTTCCAGGCTCCCTCGCCCGCACTCCCCCCCGCCGCCATCCGTGCGGGCGCTGCTCCGCGCAGCTGCGGCCCAGACCCAGAGAAAAAGGTGTATGTCTCCCTGGCAACCCATCACCATGCAACAGGGTCTCCCGGGATACGGCCCGGGATGCGCTGACGTCAGCGCCCGAGGCGcgagcccgcccgcccgcccgcccgctggcGCGGCGCCGAGCGGAGCAGACCGGCGCGGGGGCGGCCCGGTGCGGGCCCCGGCGGCCGGATAGCGCCTCCGCTCCCGCAGGAACAGGCGCGGGGGTAGGGGCGGCGGACCCCCTCCCGCTGCCAGtgcttcccgccccaccccccgaccccctACCGACTCCCGGAGCCCCGCACCTCTGGCAAGTCTTGGCTGTCCACGGAGGAAGGGCGGGAGGAGCGGCTCCAGCCTCGCAGGGTCCGAGCGGATCccaaggaggagagggagatgcCCCGAGGAAGCTCGATCCACTCCACAGCCCACGCGGGGTCCGAGGccactgaggggtgggggggaaaggtgGTTTCAGCTGCGCCCCCTGACTCGACAGCGGCCCCATTTTTTATGGTGTGACCCTATCACGGGCCCCTCCGCCCATGCTAAGAGTGCCCACCTGGTGCTCCCCAACTGGCAAAGTCCCTGCAGACCCCAACCCTGACCTTCGGGCTCCTGGGGGGTCACTGGTGGCATCCTCCACGGGCCACCGTTCCCCCTCTGGACACATTTGCTCAACAAAACCCTAGGGATGAAATGTCAGAGTGGGTGCAATTCCGGGTCTCCTGCGGAGCCTGGGTCTCCCCTTTCCGCTCTGCGGGCACAGAGAGCACTGTGCCTTCAGCACCCCCAGGCAGGATCGCTGTCTGTCTTCTCCGGGGTCTCTGCTCCCAGCCCACACTTCTTCTTTTTCCCACAAACCCACGCTTCTTCCTGCTTCCACCACCACCAGCCGCCCCTAGCCCCTAGGGCTTATTTCGGGCGTCCTGTCCAGTTCCAGTCCGGTGCCCGAGATCTAAGCCGAGTACTTTTCCTCTTGACCCCCTGAACATCCTTCCCCCCTCAGCTTCCCAACACCTCCCAGATAGCATCCACGGTGCCTGGTCTCACCTCGACGACTTGTCTGACAAGTCCATCGTCCTCCGGGCCCTTCGCGCTGCCACAGAAACATTTTGCCCAGCACAGAAATCATAGGCATGCTGGCTGCGTCGATGCGGAGAAGCAAAAGCCCAGCACTGCTCCAGGCTCAGCTCCcagttctattcctattttggCTCCGGATGCTGAGCCAGTCCCCTCCCCACTTGGAACCCGTGCCTAGTCACAGAAGGAGAACACTCTTGCCTCATGGCTTTGAGGAGGTGGGAGTGCCAGGGGCGCAGCCAGCTCTCTGCAGCTCAGGAAGCTGAGGCCCTGGCTGCTAGACACGCCGACGGGGAAGGTACAACACAACTGACCTTTAGCTGCAGCAGCCGTCTCTGTCCCTGAGCCTCCGCCAGTTGGTGGTCCCCAGAAATGCTACCAACCGGAAGGAAGACACGAGGTTACAGACCAGCACCTAATCGAGGCTCCTGAAGCCAGACCTGAGGTCAGCCTGACTCTCTGCTGGCCACAGGAGGGAATGACTCCCACAACTCCAAGCTTGAGCAAGGCCAGAGGGCTCAGCACCACCCACGGGGACTCTTCAAaagcttcaaaagaaaaaaaaatgagggggctggagcaatagcacagcgggtagggcacacagcgacctgggtttgatccccaacatctacatggtcccccaacaccgccaggggtaattcttgagtgtagagtcaggagtaacccctgtgcatcgctggctggctgtgaccccaccccaaaaaagaaagaaaaagccaatgaggtggggctggagtaatagtacagcagggagggcagttgacgtgcacgtgaccgacctgggttcaatccctgaaatcccatccagtgccctgagccccatcaggagtaatcctcgagtgcagagccaggagtaaggcctgagctccaccaggtgtggcccaaaaaccaagggggtggggtggaacaaacaaacaaacaaaaaaaccgtGAGGTTAATTTAAGATTACACATCCCAGAGTTCCTCATGGGAGCCCCAGGAAAAGTACAGATCTCAGCTAAGACTCTACACTCCAAGAACCTCAAGTACTAATGGCACTAAGTCCTGTGTGGCTGACCTCGTGTCCTGAAAACACTGCCAGCCCACACTTCGCCATCACAAGCCCCTGCATGGCCCGGCTCAGGCTTGCAGAATTTCCTGACATGAAGGGAGGACCAGCTGGTGGCCTTCAGATGCGTGGCCCGAGGCCGGGCCCTAGCAGACACCACCACCCCTGGGCACCATGCCCTGGCTTCTGCACTGGGGTCTGTCTCCAGGGGGTCGGGGGATTTGTTGGGGTTGGGAGAGGGACACTCAGAGTTGTAAGAGGTAAGAAGCTCAGACTCACAGGTGCCCAAAATGTGGCCTGCCTCTCCACCAGGTAGCTGACTCTGAAGAGGTTGTGTTAGGCAACAACTCCGCGGTGGTGCTTAGCCTGTCTGCAGGCTACCCCCCTTCAACGGGGTTGAGACACAGCTAGGAGCTGGCAGGTTCCAGGCGCAGGGCCACTCCCAGGACTGGCAAAGGTGTAGGAAGAGGGAGTTGAGAGAGTAGGggggcatgcaaggccaatggcCGTGGGCGGGAGAGGGGTGAGGGCCCCTCCCGGACTGTGCATCTCCTGCCACCCTCGGCGGTGGCGATGCAGGCGGCAAAGCCCACGGAATGCACCAGCAGCAAGCAGGCCCTGGAGCGAAACCGAGCGGGTCTAGCCCCCTCCTCGCTCCTGCCGCTCCCTGCTCGGGCCTGGCCCGCCTCCCGGGCACAGGCTCCTCCCTCTCGACACTGGCCCCTTCCTCAAGGCCCCCACCCCGCAGCGGCCCGCGCACCAGGCACCCGCAGCCCGACTGCCCAGCCCGTGCCCGGCCTCCGCTTCTTACCCTGACCCGCCGGGCTCCGCGAGCCAATACAGCCCATGGCCAGGGACGCTAGCCCGCACTCGAGGCCCGGGCCATCGTCTTGCAGAGGGTAGGGCCACGGCCAccagcggggaggggagagcccgccggaggggagggggtgagcgCCGCGTCCGCCTCCGCTCCCCGGAGAGGGAACCGGGCCGGTGACGTCAGCGCGGGGGCGTGGCCACCGCGTCACCACccgcggcgggcggggccggccACGTCACCGAATGCAGGGGTGGCCCGGAAAAGGCTCCCCTCGCCGCGCCTGCCCGGCTGGGCGGGTGACATGGCCTCTTGCCCATGAGGCCCGAGGCCAGGCCGTCCAGGGCTCCTCGGGAGACAGCCAGCTTGAGACCCAGAACGGGGGTCCGGCCAGCATGCCACCTGGTGGGGGCAGCTACCAACAAGTGCACCCCCACAGCCagtctcctcctcccctcccaaccCACAGGGCAGTCCTGTAGGTCACCCCCTTTGACCCACTTCCAGGAGCCAAACCTCCCGGGAGAACTCCCTGGGCCTCGGAAATCGTGGTCCGATCACAGCAAGACTGGGTCCCAGGTTGCAGGGGCCTGTGACTCTGTAAGGACGCCCACCCACCTACCAAACCCCTTCCTCCAGAGGGACCACGCCACGAAGCAAGAGGCAGTGAGCTTAATTGAATTCATGTTTAATAATTACAGGCACCgtgcccccccttccccctgcgCAGGCAGCAGGGGtggtgcaggggctggggcatATGCCCCCAGCAGCGAGGACGGCAGTCCCATGAgtgattttcagaaaataaaaaaggacccCAGGGGCAGGCGGtggtgcccccctgccccccaagacACACCAAATTTCAagactttatatataatatatctctgtgccccgggggaggaggggggacacCTGGCAGCATCCTGGAGGGGGCCCCAGGCAGCCCAAGCCATCCTGCCTCTTCAGCCACTTTATTAGCTCAGACACATTCCACTACAGGCACccactgctgccgccgccgccgctgccacccccaccccctgcagtccGGGCGGCTGGCCGGGCCATCGAGTGTCCATGGGGCGCCGAGCCCCGGCCCCACCCGCCCTCAGTTGTGGTCAGACTCCTCATCTGCCTCACGAAGCCACTTGAAGAAGGCTGTGACAGATTTAAGGGCCACGCCCTTGCCCTGCTGCTCAGCGGGGTCCTTGCTGCTCTCCCAGCTGTAGAAGGCGTCCTCCTTCACCACATCCTCGTCGTATAGTGCGTCGAAGAACATCCGAAGCAGGTCTGCAAAGGACAGCAGTTAAGAGGCCAGGCGGGCCCCACGCCCCggggctcccccccacccaggtTCTGCTGAAATCACCAGGCCAGCATCCCAGCGCCTGACCATTCCAGTTCCCAGATCCCCAACAGGAAGCCAATCTCATGATCCAGGAGACTGGTGTGCAGGAGTGAGTCatctggccaagcctcacgccCACCCCAAGCCTCGCCTCAGCAGCTTCAGACGGCATGAGGGTGTTCTGAACTGGATGGGTCCAGCGACAGGCAGCACGCGCTGCCATCGGACCGCAAGGTGGTCCAACCTGCCACACCCACTACCCGCCCTGCACATCCTGACGAGCTCGGGTCCCAGGTTCTTCACCCAGTGGCAGCAACACCCTTCACgccaccccccactctgccctGTGCTGCCAGTCGGTCTTCGGAAGCACTTGTCCCCTTAGCTCTGAGCCAGGCCCACCCGGCTGCCCCCACTGCACTGCTGGTCTTCCCCAAAGCAAAGGCTCGCACTAACAGAGTCATGTGGAGTCCAGGCCAGGGGGACACTCAGGGCTGTCTCTGGGTAGTAACTAGCCACAATGTTCCTCAGAGCACGCCCTCAAATTCACAGCTGCGTTTAAGATGTCTCTCAGCCCCAGCCCACATGTTGGGGTTTACAGCAAACTTGCTGGGGCTTACACTAAGCTTGTGCTCGTTAACACCAAAATCCCAGGCCCAcggctgctctggggaccctctacAATCCATCATCCACTCTGCCTTCTATTTTCAAGCTTGAGTTTCTCTCACCCAAACACAAAAGGCCTTATTACAACCACTATTATTTATAGACAAACAAAAGATTTTTGTCTTTCGACAAGAGATTAATTGAACTCAAAGATTTTTGTCTAAACTTACTgttcttctttcttcctgtctcaGTACTACTACTTAGTCCTTTCCAATCCAGATTCTGCCCCGGGCCCCACCAGACACTAGGTCTGTTGAAGGAGAAGGGGTGCCTccattttttgggtcatacccaccaCTGCTGCAGACCATGCAGTgccggagactgaacccaggccttaAGCATGTCAACCATGTCCTCCAGCCCAACCTCCATGCTTGGAAACGCTTCCATCTGTTCTCCAAGACCTCTCGGGCAGTCCTGCGTGAGACTACCTCCCTGGGCTGAGGTTACTCAGCCACCTTTCAGTTTGGTCCCTACCTCCAGAGCCCCCGAGGCAATCCCATTGTCCCCTAGTGATGAGCTACCTGTGCCAGCAAGGCCGACCAGTCTCCAACCTGACCTCTAAGTGAACCTAGACGCCCAGCCATCTACCTGGCATTACCTGTCGCCTCCGCCTGGGGGCTTCGAACACAAAATGCCCACGTTGCAGCTTAACGCAGTGTGCTTCCGCCCGGAGATGGCACTGCACAGCCACCCGGTCTGCTGCACGCTAGTCCCAGACACCCACGGcttctgctcccccagccccccacccccaggccggcGTCTGTGATCCGCCGCCTCCTCTCCCATCTTCAGTGCCAGCCGCAGAGCTGCTCCCATTCCCGACCCCCACCTTCATCTGCCGATCCTGCatattcccattcacccatccccAAACTACACATTCAAAATCCAAGAGAACAaaacccctggggctggagcgatagcacagtggttagggcgtttgccttgcacgcagccaacccgggttcaattcccagcatcccatatggtcccctgggcactgccaggggtaattcctgagtgcaaagccaggagtaacccctgtgcaccgctgggtgtgacccaaaaagcaaaaaaaaaaaaaaaaacaccccacaacaaccacccccccaccccccgtaagGTTACTTAGGAACTACTACACATCCCCTTCACAAGGAGGGAGCTGGACCTACTCTTTCACTCCCAGGGCCTGCTTGATGCGGTGCATGCAAAGGCCAGGATGAACTAAAcacacgattttttttttttgctcagggattactcctagtggtgcttgtgggaccatatgggatgctgggactcgaacccgggttggctgcgtataaggcaaacgccctactcgctgtgctatcgctccagcccaacgtACGATTTTTTGATTCCTTGCTTGAAATGCCACTCTGCTGCCAGGCCCACCTCTCTCAGCTGTGAGGCCACAGGCCCTCCTGGATGCAGGGTGTTTCCaatgcccccctcccactccactgCCACGGGATTCCCGCCGTGCGTGACCCTCTGGAAAGCACCCACCAGGTCGCCCATGTTCCCCCTTCACCCCTGCGCCATGCTCAGAGGGGATCAGTGCCTGACATTTTCCCAAATCTATCGCAGTGCCCTAACGGCGCATCTTCAGGAGTAGGTAAGCCACGTCTCAGTGCCCATTGCGGGAAAGGGG is part of the Sorex araneus isolate mSorAra2 chromosome 2, mSorAra2.pri, whole genome shotgun sequence genome and harbors:
- the FAM131A gene encoding protein FAM131A isoform X1 — encoded protein: MPMISVLGKMFLWQREGPGGRWTCQTSRRVASDPAWAVEWIELPRGISLSSLGSARTLRGWSRSSRPSSVDSQDLPEVNVGDRVAMLPKSRRALTIQEIAALARSSLHGISQVVKDHVTKPTAMAQGRVAHLIEWKGWSKPSDSPAALESAFSSYSDLSEGEQEARFAAGVAEQFAIAEAKLRAWSSVDGEDSTDESYDEDFAGTDSELAGQLPLGAHLQDLFSGHRFSRPLRQGSVEPESDCSQTVSPDTLCSSLCSLEDGSLGSPARLAAQLLGPELLLAQLPPSRESAFRRLGPLEAQDSLYGSPPMESCLSLAEEEGEAAAPPCEDCGPLRPAPAGSWERQRQTSDVASSGVVSLDEDEAEPDQQ